DNA sequence from the Oncorhynchus nerka isolate Pitt River linkage group LG9b, Oner_Uvic_2.0, whole genome shotgun sequence genome:
tcaactgtgggaccttatatagacatgtgtgtgcctgtcacgccctgaccattggagtgcctttttattctctattttggttagttCTGGGTgtgggtaatctaggttgttttatttcaatgttggcctggtatggttcccaatcagaggcagctgtttagcgttgtctctgattggggatcatatttaggcagccgtTTCCCCACTGGGATTTtatgggatcttgtttatgtgtagtttcATGTGAGCACTCCATAGCTTCATGTATCGTTTGCTTTTTATTGTTTTGTCCGTTTCACgtcaataaatatgtggaacccaTATCACGCTGCACTGTGGTCCGAAtgttcttacgacgatcgtgacagaagatcccaccacaccaggaccaagcagcgtgcccaggaggaGAAGGTATCCTGGGCTTGGAAGAGATCAAGGAGGAGAAgatatcctggacttgggaggaaataatGGGAGAACACGAAAGCCTGCCTTGGAAGCAGAcgcaaggagagaagggaagacagCGACAACACCGGGCTTCGCGGCCACAATGAAATCCCAGAGAACAGCCCGAAGACAAAATTTAGGGGGAGGCACACAGGGTGGGTGGCGGAGCCGAGGAGTGAACCAGAGCCAATCTAGGAGAAGATGGAGAAATTGGAGGTGAGTGaacggagagagtcagagaccgtCAGTGAGCTGATggagaaattggaggagagagagttgttgtgttagtgtatgatGCACGGCATTCGCACTAAAGAGCGTGTCATCAGTTTTATGCCATTTGAGTCAGCTCTCCGTACTCGTCCTGAGGAGCGTGCTAGCAGTCTGGTAAAaactgtgccggctccacgcaccaggtctccattacgccttcacagcccagtacgtcctgtgccagctctccgCACTCGCCTTGAGGAGCGTGTCATCTGTCCGGTATCATGTGTGCCAGCTCTACTCACCaagtctccagtacgccttcacagcccagtacgtcctgtgccagctcccgcACTCACCGTGCAAAGTGTGTCATCGATCCGGTACAATTTGTGCCGGCTCTACGCACCaagtctccagtacgccttcacagcccagtatgtcctgtgccagctccccgcactcgccgtGCGGAGTGTGTCATCTGTCCTGGACAATTTGTGCTGGCTCTAAGCACCAGACctccagtacacctccacagcccagtacgtcctgtgccaactTTACGCACTAGGCCTCCGGTGCGCCTTCCCAGTTCCGTACGTCCTGTGTCTCCTCCTCGCACTTGCCCTGAAGTGTGGGTTACCAGTCGggtaccacctgtgccggctccacgtaCTActtctccagtgcgcctccccagtccagaACCTCCTGAGAACGGTCCATGGTCCGGAACCTCTTGCGACGGTCAACGTTCTGGAACCTCCAGCGAGGGTTAACGGTCTGGAGCTTCCAGGCAAGGTGTCGAGTCCAGCTCCAGGgctggagccttcctctgcgccagtgtccagtccaggcacggtgtccagtcctgctccatggcaggagcctcccTCTGTGCCGGTACTCAGTCCGTGTAcggtgtccagtccagctccatggccggagccttcctctgcgctggtgcccagtccaggcacggcgtccagtccagctccaaggccagagccttcctctgcgccgatgcccagtccaggcactgaGTCCAGTTCATTTcgaaggccggagccttcctctgcgtcGTGGCCCAGTCCGGGCACGGCGTCCAATCCAGCTTCAAGGCCGGAGTCTTCCTCTGCACCGAAGTCCAGGTCAGGTCCGGTGTGCAGTCCCACTCCATGGCCGGACCCGTCCTCTGCACCGATGTCCAGTCCAGGCATGGCGTCCAGTCCTATTCCATGGCCGTAGTCTTCTTcggcgccggtgcccagtccaggcacggggtccagtccagctccaaggccggagccatCTTCGGTGCCGATATCCAGTCCAGGCacagcgtccagtcccgctccatggcaggagccttcctctacgccgatgcccagtcctggcacggtgtccagtcccgctccatggcaggagccttcctctgcgccaagGTCCAGTCcaagcacggcgtccagtccggCTCCAAGGCCGgtgccttcctctgcgccgttgcccaggcacggcgtccagtcccgctccaaggccggagcaTTCTTCTGCGCCGGTGCACGGTCCAGGCATGGTGTCCAGTCCCACTCTATGGCAGGAGCCTTTATCTGCGTCGatgtccagtccaggcacggcggccaactcagctccatggccggagccttcctcgaCGCCGGTCCCCAGTCCCGGTGAGGCGTTCAAACCAGCTCCATGGCCTGGGCCCTCCTCTGCGCCGAGGCCCAGTCCGGGCACGGCGTTCTACTAGGCTCCATGGCCGGACCCGTAGTCAAGGCAGGGGCAaagtcccgcaccagagccgccaccaatTGCGAATCCGTGAGCGGAGTGGGTACTTTgccccgcaccggagccgccaccggcgctagatgcccacccggaccctcctctatagagtcaggttttgcgacCGGAGCCCGCACCTTTGAGGGGGGGGGGTAGTGTCactccctgaccatagagagcctttttattctctattttggttaggtcggggtgtgactagggtgggtaatctaggttgttttatttctatgttggcctggtatggttcccaatcagagccaGCTGTttagcgttgtctctgattggggatcatatttaggcagccatttccccactgggtttttgtgggatcttgtttatgtgtagttgcctgtgagcactccataGCTTCATGTATCGTTTGCTTTTTATTGTTTTGTGCGTTTCACGTCAGTAAATATGTGGAACCCAtatcacgctgcactttggtccgaatcttcttacgacgatcgtgacagtgcctttccaaatcatgttcaatcaattgaatttcccacaggtggactccaatcacgttgtagatacatcttaaggatgatcaatggaaacaggatacacatgagctcaatttcgagtctcatagcaaaaaatggtcttatgtaaataaggtatttctgttttttttttaaataaattcacagaagtttaaaaaaaaatgtttttgcttcaccattatggggttattgtgtgtagattgatgttaTTAGATTGATGTTGTTGTGTGTaggatgtttatttatttaatcaattttagaataaggctgtaatgtaacaaaatgtgtaaaaagtcaaagggtctcaatactttccgaatgcactgtagttatCGTGAACAATAAAATACAGTTATTGAATTGTAACTTGTGCACTTATTAGTTCATTTTACATTACCAATGTTTCCATCAAACCATTTCATGTGAATTTATTACTTGATGCATGACAAAAGTTACAACCGGCTGTTGGAAACATGAAATGCcagtacaattttataaatgctgaCAGACAATTTGTTCatttgacatggtgggatctttttgtgtcggtaaaattaaTTATTTGAGAAATGACGGTGGAaacgcaaatattgatataataaccatcatattgaaataaacttggagtcacgtgatATGTTGTGTGGTGATGAGGTTGATGcttctttccaataaatattgaggatcTTATTCTGGTGATATGATGGTCGATGCTTggctgctgtttgacaaatataaataatatcgctcttatccataataatttcATAATGTAGTTAGCCTATCTTTACTGTATATGCAAGATGTTGGCTAGGCTAGAGCGCATGTGTCAATATCAGAGTGGGCACATTTGCAATATAATGCAAAATATTTTGGGACAACAcgatcagtagagttgaaaatgtgatggaaacccatttcaattgtatttttcatttggtacatgggaatttaacgtaatttaacttttttttaatgTGCACAACGTCATCACGCACAACCTTTTTCCCTCAAATAGTAattttgatggaaacacatctctggtgggaaaattcacatattgttttatgcagattttaggaAATTCACATGAACATCTGTTGCAAATTGGATGGAAGCCTAGCTATTGATTATTTGTTTTATGTTTTCCTCCCATGTTAAACTTTTTGCATAATTTAGGTGCTTTTTCACAGGCAGTTCTGACTGataacctgtctccatagctGAGAGAAGTCGAGGAGGAGTATCACTTCGTCCCcaataatactactaatattTCTAACTGTACCGGTGAGAAAGAGAAGGGCAGACTTATCCATTGTCGCTGAACTGTGTTCAGACAATTTTACAGTGACATTATGTTATCAGCCACTAGTCACATGTTCAATAAGGTATTCTGATAATATAATCACAATAATtacaatgaagtgctttgaaaggctggtaattaacaccattatcccagaaaccctagaccatcTCCAATTTGCGTACCGCCAAAACAAATCCACAGATAATgcactctattgcactccacactgccctttcccacctggacaaaaggaacacctacgtgagaatgctattcattgactacagcttagcgttcaacaccatagtgccctcaaagctcatcactaagctaaggaccatgggactaaacacctcccgctgcaactggatcctggacttcctgacaggctgcccccaggtggtaaggataggtaacaacacatccgccacgctgatcctcaacacgggggtacCAAGGgctgcatgctcagccccctcctgtactccctgttcacccacgactgcatggccaggcacgactccaacaccatcatgaagtttgcagacgacataaCAATGGTagtcctgatcaccgacaatgacgagacagcctatagggaggtggtcagagacctggtcggatggtgccagaataacaacctctccctcaacgtaatcaagacaaagaagatgattgtggactacaggaaaagaaggaccaagcacgcccccattctcattggtggggctgtagtggagcaggttgagagcttcaagttccttggtgtccacatcaccaacaaattagAATGGTCCAAATAGaccaagacagtagtgaagagggcacaacaaagcctattcctcctcaggaaactaaaaagatttggcatgggtcctcagatcctcaaaaggttctacagctacaccatcgagagcatccagactggttgcatcactgcctggtatggtaactgctcggtctccgaccgcaaggcactacagagggtagtacgtacggcccagtacactgGGGCCAatattcctgccatccaggacctctacaccaggcggtgtcagaggaaggacctaaaaattgtcaaagactccagtcaccctaatcatagactgttctctctgctaccgcaaggcaagcggtaccggagcgccaagtctaggaccaaaagtcttctcaacagcttttacccccaagccataagactcctgaacagctaatcaaagggctaacCTGACCCCTCTTTTAAGCTGCTACTCATCTCCATTTATTATTTACTCTCTgattattatctatgcatggtcactttaactttacctacatgtacatattaccgcaattacctcgactaactggtgcccctgcacattgactctgtaccggtaccccccgtatataacctcgctattgttattttactgctgctatttaattatttgttacttttattttcgaTTTACTAATACATTTTTTACTTAACATGTTTttcttcttaacttcttaaagcattgttggttaagggtttgtaagtgaacatttcactgtaaggtaaaaTGTTgaattcagcgcatgtgacaaataacattttatttgactaggtatcccctttcacatacaatatacaatatacaatgACATATAATTAGAGACACACATAATCtaggtttatttattttttaattaaacACAGGAACAATCTTAACCGTTTGAGGCACTTTGGACTGGAGTATCATAATGCTAAAGGCAGAATTATGTATCTACTATGAAAACAATGCAGAAAACTACTTGATTCAAGACAAATTCCTAAATATAGGAAAATATGGAGTCAACTTTATGGGGATAGATTTTTGACTATGTACATTGTATTGTATGTCATATGTGTAAAAAATGTAGCAATGTTTTAAAGTAAAAGCATGCATTATATGCCCCACAAAAACATCAGAAATTATCAGAAATTGGTTTACGGTAAGTTTTCAATACAACAACTTACCTTTTTCTTCTTTAACTAATTTATTCCGACAATGCCTAACGTGACAAAGCTTTAAGAAGTGGAGTGAATTAAAATATGACTTTATGGAGAACAGTGTAGCTCAAATCTTTGCTGCTGATGGAACACCATTTGTTCCATAACATGTCACATCTCTTCTTTCAACAAAACCCATACTAACTACATCCAAAATTTCTTAAACAAATAAATTATTCATGCATCATTTCTCTAAATGTCATAATACAACTCAAAATGAGTTAAAAAGTTACAAGTGCAAATCTGAACAGTTCTGAATTTCTCAACAACAAAAATCTTCACATTTGGTTGACTGTCCATTTTTCAAACATCATGATTCAAGCATAGTACCATTAAACAGTGCTTACCGCTGCATTGCTTTTAACTAGGCTAACGAGGCCACAATTGTTATAGTTAAAACcattataaatatattttttcaaattAATCCAGTTCAATAGCTAGGGTAAAATTATATTGCCAGCATGGTTTATTTTATATCGCATTAAATTACAAAAGTTTGACATATGCAGATATTAATTATGTTCAGGCTATGGCTTTAAATGGCTATGGCATTTAAAGCACACAATAACATACTAATAATAGGATCCATACTActgtatttgtttgtttgtttgtttaaaaaaaaaatgtttactatTGTTCTGAGGTCACAATGTGCCTATTTTGTGTGCTCCTGATCTGACATGTCACACTGCTGGTTTCTGCTGGTGACAAAAGTTAAATCTATACTGTAAAAAGAAAAAAGATGTTGATTCAACGTACAGTAGGATTGTGAGTTTGCTCAACAAACATGTTGTTGAGCAAACTCACAACAAAACGGTTGTGTGTGAAAATGTTGTTTCACAAACTCACAATCCTATTGCAGCTAGTTGCCTTACAATTGTATGTTGAATGAAATTGTACTTTTTACAGTGCAGTGCAATCGATTCATGCACCAAAGCCTTTAATATCTTGTCTCATCTCACAAATCTTCCAGTATCCACAGAATATGGTCCTGGAAATTGAAAAATGGCTTTTCAGTATGATTACAGTACCACGTGAAGTTAATCATTCTTAAATCCACACAGAAGTCTTTCCGTTCTTTACAATGGTCGCAGCTTTCTCTGTAGTGGCTGATTTCGGCCTGGCTCCTTGGTTCTCCTGGGCTGTGTTGACCCTGTTCTGCTCTGCCATGGTGCCCCCAGACACTGGACTACTTGTCCTGGAGGTGGGCTGGTTCTTGTTAGTATTGTAGGTCTGGAAAGCCATGTCAAGCTGCTCTTGGGCCACCCGTAGGTGGCGGTGCAGGCTGGCCAGGTCTGAGGGGATGTTCTCGTCTGGACTGGTGCACTCTTGGTGATGTTCCAGGGCATTGTTGGCCATGTTCTTCTCATGGTGGGTGATAAGACTGTTGGGGATGATCCTGTTGGGCTTGTCTGACTTCATGACCAGGTTGTACAtggggggagaggtggggatgtTACGGGAGTACGGGTAGCTGTACGATGTCCGTCGCCCCCCCTTGTTCCTCCTCTTGCGGAGAGTGTCCCGGAACTTTCCGATACCCAAGTGGAACATCTCGCAAACATTAAGGAGCAGGCAGAGGCAGCTGACCACGTACATGATGAGCAAGAATATGGTCTTCTCTGTGGGCCGAGAGATGAAGCAGTCTACCCTGTGTGGACAGGGCACTTTATTGCACACATAGAACGGATTAACATGGAAGCCATAGAGAAGATACTGGCCCACCAGGAAGCCAATCTCAAATACAGCCCGGGACAGAAGCTGCAGAACGTAGATCCTCATCAGGCCCTCTTGCATGATCCGCCGGCGGCCGTCATGTTTCTGCGGCTTGGCCGGCTCCAGCTTGACCTCCTGGACTTCCACCACGTCCTCCTGGTAGATCATGGGCTCTGCATCATCGTCCTCATTCTCCAACACCTCCTCAAGCGGGTGGCTCTCCCTCCACCTGTGGGCCTGAATGGGCTTCTTCCGGCGGTGGAACTTCCGGCGCTCCACCTCGGAAGTGCGGGCTATCTTGTGTATGGCATAGCCCAGGTACATGACAGAGGGGGTGGAGATCATGATGATCTGGAAGACCCAGAAGCGAACATGCGAAAGTGGAGCGAAGGCATCATAGCACACGTTGTCACAGCCGGGCTGCTTGGTGTTGCAGGTAAACTTGGTCTGCTCGTCCGAGTAGATGGACTCGCCCCCCACGGCAGTCAGCACGATACGGAATATGATGAGTACTGTAAGCCACACTTTCCCCACAAAGGTGGAATGGTTGTGGATCTCTTCCAGAAGACGAGTTAGAAAGCTCCAGCTCATGGTGGTCATAGAGGCTTTTCAACTAGAATCTGGGAACACAGAATAAGTATAATTAGGGGTTTGGTTCATTAAAACTTTTGCTTTtcttttaaaggcccagtgcagtcaaaaatttgattttctgtgttttataCATGTTTTTACACTATGAAGTTGGAATGCTACTGTTAAGTCAACAGGCGGTCAATTAGTTaacagaccaataagaaagagggtTCCAAAGCTCTCTGCCAATAACTACTAGTTTTtggttttcccctccccactcactcCACTCTGACAGTCCTATCAAAATTCTGCtcgagaaattgctctttgcaaaGAAACTATTGTTGTTTCTTTTTAagcattttaattgaaaacaatcatagTAAGGTAATTCAtggttacccagaaatgatttgatattgagataatcCCAACATAATCCCATGCATTAAAATGATATATTTTCACATAACTTTTGCTATAATAAATAGTATATGATGCCAAAGTTGCTTGGTAAGGCAAGCTGAGGCATTTAATGATCCTCAGCCCATCAGCAGTCAAGATAATCCAATTAAATTCACACTACAGTGTCAACCAAGGCGTTGGACATGCAAGACCTCAGagggacacaacacaacagactAATGTTAATTAAAAGCAACAACTATGAAGATAATCCCTGGGCCCCGTTTGAAATTAATCAAATGATTAATAGACTGTTCCCACTCACTTCCATGTGCAAAAAAACGATGTCCTAATTTGGCTTTCTTGTATGTCCTTTCTTATACACTCTAATTATTAAACGCACATAAAACTATTGGAGTCATTCTTTTTTAAATAATGTTAATGATCAATTCAATTTAGCTAAAAACACACAGATGTTTTATGACATATCACACAAATTCCTACCAGTGTGACAATGATACAACTCATTTAAATTGTAATCCATTGCATAGGCTATACCTTAGACTAGTCAA
Encoded proteins:
- the gjc2 gene encoding gap junction protein gamma 2 — translated: MTTMSWSFLTRLLEEIHNHSTFVGKVWLTVLIIFRIVLTAVGGESIYSDEQTKFTCNTKQPGCDNVCYDAFAPLSHVRFWVFQIIMISTPSVMYLGYAIHKIARTSEVERRKFHRRKKPIQAHRWRESHPLEEVLENEDDDAEPMIYQEDVVEVQEVKLEPAKPQKHDGRRRIMQEGLMRIYVLQLLSRAVFEIGFLVGQYLLYGFHVNPFYVCNKVPCPHRVDCFISRPTEKTIFLLIMYVVSCLCLLLNVCEMFHLGIGKFRDTLRKRRNKGGRRTSYSYPYSRNIPTSPPMYNLVMKSDKPNRIIPNSLITHHEKNMANNALEHHQECTSPDENIPSDLASLHRHLRVAQEQLDMAFQTYNTNKNQPTSRTSSPVSGGTMAEQNRVNTAQENQGARPKSATTEKAATIVKNGKTSVWI